From one Amycolatopsis sp. FDAARGOS 1241 genomic stretch:
- the ychF gene encoding redox-regulated ATPase YchF, producing MSLTLGIVGLPNVGKSTLFNALTRNDVLAANYPFATIEPNVGVVPLPDPRLDKLAEMFSSEKVVPAVVSFVDIAGIVKGASEGAGLGNKFLANIREANAICQVIRVFDDPDVVHVDGRIDPSSDIETINTELILADLQTLEKALPRLEKEARTKKEARPALENAQQAKEILDSGRTLFQAQKEVDVDALRELSLLTTKPFLYVFNADEPVLTDAARREELTKLVAPADAVFLDAKVEAELLELDDEESVRELLESVGQEEPGLNALARAGFHTLGLQTYLTAGPKESRAWTIPQGATAPQAAGVIHTDFERGFIKAEIVSYADLMEAGSMAAARAAGKVRMEGKDYVMTDGDVVEFRTGITSGSKK from the coding sequence GTGAGTCTCACCCTCGGTATCGTCGGGCTGCCCAACGTCGGCAAGTCCACCCTGTTCAACGCGCTGACCCGCAACGACGTGCTCGCGGCGAACTACCCGTTCGCGACGATCGAGCCCAACGTCGGTGTCGTCCCGCTGCCGGACCCGCGGCTGGACAAGCTCGCGGAGATGTTCAGCTCGGAGAAGGTCGTGCCGGCTGTCGTGTCCTTTGTGGACATCGCGGGTATCGTGAAGGGCGCGTCCGAGGGCGCCGGGCTGGGCAACAAGTTCCTCGCGAACATCCGTGAGGCCAACGCGATCTGCCAGGTCATCCGCGTGTTCGACGACCCGGACGTGGTGCACGTCGACGGCCGCATCGACCCGTCGAGCGACATCGAGACGATCAACACCGAGCTGATCCTCGCCGACCTGCAGACGCTCGAGAAGGCGCTGCCGCGGCTCGAGAAGGAGGCGCGCACCAAGAAGGAGGCGCGCCCGGCGCTCGAGAACGCGCAGCAGGCCAAGGAGATCCTCGACTCCGGCCGCACGCTGTTCCAGGCGCAGAAGGAAGTGGACGTCGACGCGCTGCGCGAGCTGAGCCTGCTCACGACGAAGCCGTTCCTCTACGTCTTCAACGCCGACGAGCCCGTGCTGACCGACGCGGCGCGCCGCGAGGAGCTCACCAAGCTCGTCGCGCCGGCCGACGCCGTTTTCCTCGACGCGAAGGTCGAAGCGGAGCTGCTCGAGCTGGACGACGAGGAGTCCGTGCGCGAGCTGCTGGAGTCCGTCGGCCAGGAGGAGCCGGGCCTCAACGCCCTTGCCCGCGCCGGGTTCCACACGCTGGGTCTGCAGACCTACCTCACGGCCGGCCCGAAGGAATCCCGCGCCTGGACGATCCCGCAGGGCGCCACCGCCCCGCAGGCCGCCGGCGTGATCCACACGGACTTCGAGCGCGGCTTCATCAAGGCCGAGATCGTCTCGTACGCCGACCTGATGGAGGCGGGCTCCATGGCCGCCGCGCGGGCCGCCGGCAAGGTCCGCATGGAAGGCAAGGACTACGTGATGACCGACGGCGACGTGGTCGAGTTCCGAACTGGAATAACCTCTGGATCCAAGAAGTAA
- a CDS encoding DUF3987 domain-containing protein — MPATADLTDTEERARAQVAHARKALPGLDSAVYDTYLGWITHQIAPTTEADPIGILASLICAAGVHLGRSPHVRAGDDSHPLLVWPLIVGRTGGGRKGAGWGSARRVLTAADAEFMTVNVRSGLTSGEGLAAMFAADEDGPDDDGKRAPGALPPGDKRLLVFEAEWAGVMQRMKREGNSLSATLRNAWDGGDLSTLAVSARIAKDTHVGILGHITPKEFRAKVSASDLAGGTYNRFLPIAVAQCQFLPFSQGADPNLIDRLGSELHERLTEGARFGTLGFTDDAVQLWRRLYIELGGDHGDAEGGPVEEFSSRAAPNCLRIAGIHAALDGTPTIGVAHLTAAAALVRYSIASARAVFTDTTALTKLAAWIGAAGADGRTRKAITAEYFRGNTPAAEITTLLDQLKAAGQITVTTQPPASGRGRPIEIYTVAAPAAPTN, encoded by the coding sequence ATGCCCGCGACCGCCGACCTGACCGACACCGAAGAACGCGCCCGCGCGCAGGTCGCCCACGCCCGCAAGGCGTTGCCGGGGCTGGACTCCGCGGTCTACGACACTTACTTGGGATGGATCACCCACCAGATCGCGCCCACCACCGAGGCGGACCCGATCGGCATCCTCGCCTCACTGATCTGCGCCGCGGGTGTCCACTTGGGACGCTCCCCGCATGTGCGGGCCGGGGACGACTCGCACCCGCTGTTGGTGTGGCCGCTGATCGTGGGCCGCACCGGGGGCGGGCGGAAAGGGGCCGGGTGGGGCTCGGCACGGCGGGTGCTCACCGCCGCAGATGCGGAGTTCATGACGGTCAACGTCCGCTCCGGGCTCACCTCCGGGGAAGGGCTCGCCGCGATGTTCGCCGCCGACGAAGACGGCCCCGACGACGACGGCAAGCGCGCACCCGGCGCGCTGCCGCCGGGGGACAAGCGGCTGTTGGTGTTCGAGGCCGAGTGGGCCGGGGTCATGCAGCGGATGAAGCGCGAGGGCAACTCGCTCTCGGCCACCTTGCGGAACGCATGGGACGGCGGGGACCTGTCCACCCTCGCCGTGTCCGCGCGCATCGCCAAGGACACCCACGTCGGCATCCTCGGACACATCACCCCGAAGGAGTTCCGCGCCAAGGTGTCCGCCTCCGACCTCGCCGGCGGCACCTACAACCGGTTCCTGCCCATCGCCGTCGCCCAATGCCAGTTCCTGCCCTTCTCCCAAGGCGCGGACCCGAACCTGATCGACCGGCTCGGCTCCGAGCTGCACGAGCGGCTCACCGAAGGGGCGCGATTCGGGACCCTCGGATTCACCGACGACGCGGTCCAACTGTGGCGACGGCTCTACATCGAACTCGGAGGCGACCACGGCGACGCCGAAGGCGGACCGGTGGAGGAGTTCTCCTCCCGCGCAGCACCGAACTGCCTACGCATCGCCGGCATCCACGCCGCACTCGACGGCACCCCCACGATCGGAGTGGCGCACCTGACCGCCGCCGCCGCGCTGGTCCGCTACTCCATCGCCTCCGCCCGCGCCGTCTTCACCGACACCACCGCCCTGACGAAGCTCGCCGCGTGGATCGGCGCGGCCGGCGCGGACGGCCGGACCCGCAAGGCGATTACGGCGGAGTACTTCCGCGGCAACACCCCCGCCGCCGAGATCACCACCCTGCTCGACCAGCTCAAAGCCGCCGGGCAGATCACCGTCACCACCCAACCGCCGGCCAGCGGCCGCGGCCGGCCGATCGAGATCTACACAGTCGCTGCACCTGCAGCCCCTACGAACTAA
- a CDS encoding bifunctional DNA primase/polymerase, with protein MDTTDTFLEWALYLAAMRWPVFPLVPGRKQPAVREWETRATTDPARIRRCWTADRWNVAVATGPAGLVVIDLDQPKPGQPGPDGATALADLAAQRGGPLPATYTVTTPSGGQHLYYLAPAGTHLRSSASQLAPRVDVRAHGGYVVGPGSVADVGGWELCDETDPVELPGWLVQACAERASTAISAPREIRAVDPNRYGSAALAGECERIRTAAPEQHNAVLSAAAYTIGRKVGADLIDHATARAALIEAAGHMVTAGCDCTAREVARVVDAGLSAGTRNPIARRAA; from the coding sequence GTGGACACCACGGACACGTTTCTGGAATGGGCGCTCTACCTCGCCGCGATGCGGTGGCCGGTGTTCCCGCTCGTGCCGGGGCGCAAGCAGCCCGCGGTGCGGGAATGGGAAACCCGCGCCACGACCGATCCCGCCCGTATCCGCCGCTGCTGGACCGCCGACCGCTGGAACGTCGCCGTCGCCACCGGCCCGGCCGGGCTGGTCGTGATCGACCTGGACCAGCCCAAACCCGGACAGCCCGGACCCGACGGCGCGACCGCGCTCGCCGACCTCGCCGCCCAGCGTGGCGGGCCGCTCCCCGCGACCTACACCGTCACCACCCCCTCCGGCGGCCAGCACCTGTACTACCTCGCCCCGGCCGGCACCCACCTGCGCAGCAGCGCCAGTCAACTCGCCCCGCGCGTCGACGTGCGAGCGCACGGCGGATACGTGGTGGGGCCGGGGTCGGTCGCCGACGTCGGCGGATGGGAGCTGTGCGACGAGACCGATCCGGTCGAGCTGCCGGGGTGGTTGGTCCAGGCGTGCGCCGAACGCGCGTCTACGGCGATCTCAGCGCCTCGTGAGATCCGCGCTGTGGACCCGAACCGCTATGGGTCGGCGGCACTTGCCGGGGAGTGTGAACGCATCCGTACGGCCGCACCAGAGCAGCACAACGCCGTGCTGTCCGCCGCGGCCTACACCATCGGCCGCAAGGTCGGGGCTGACCTGATCGACCACGCCACCGCCCGCGCCGCGCTGATCGAGGCGGCCGGGCACATGGTCACCGCCGGATGTGACTGCACCGCAAGGGAAGTCGCCCGCGTCGTCGACGCCGGGCTGTCCGCAGGCACCCGCAACCCCATCGCTCGCCGGGCCGCGTGA
- a CDS encoding RRQRL motif-containing zinc-binding protein, with protein sequence MNPRNRKQEVTTVFDGTRHHVCLCRGFRDGLPVFGWGEAPSTLLTKSQLREIGMRPNGQDPKGLLVFRHVKPYARETVAELFSVELAAPKRTAAPGQMDHAMEARRTCVDCGVIQDYCVPTSTRQCWTCFDLDEADRMEVAA encoded by the coding sequence GTGAACCCCCGCAACCGCAAGCAAGAGGTGACCACGGTGTTCGACGGCACCAGGCACCACGTGTGCCTGTGCCGCGGGTTCCGCGACGGGCTGCCGGTGTTCGGGTGGGGCGAGGCCCCCTCGACCCTGCTTACGAAGTCGCAGCTACGGGAGATCGGGATGCGGCCGAACGGACAGGACCCTAAGGGGCTGTTGGTGTTCCGCCACGTCAAGCCCTACGCCCGCGAAACCGTGGCGGAGCTGTTCTCCGTCGAGCTGGCCGCCCCCAAGCGCACCGCCGCGCCCGGGCAGATGGACCACGCGATGGAGGCCCGCCGCACCTGCGTGGACTGCGGAGTCATCCAGGACTACTGCGTGCCCACCAGCACCAGGCAGTGCTGGACCTGCTTCGACCTCGACGAAGCCGACCGGATGGAGGTGGCCGCGTGA
- a CDS encoding winged helix-turn-helix domain-containing protein, protein MASRNGIADALRTLILSGELKPGDKLPSSRDLIARYGGGKETALAAIRVLDDEGLVATEDRRRAVVRDRNDEARPAEVRLAETADDLRGVLVKISGLRDQLADVEKLVIAALSRANR, encoded by the coding sequence ATGGCTTCGCGGAACGGCATTGCAGATGCGCTCAGGACACTGATCCTGTCCGGCGAGCTGAAGCCCGGCGACAAGCTGCCCAGCTCACGCGATCTCATTGCTCGCTACGGAGGCGGGAAAGAAACCGCGCTGGCCGCGATCCGCGTCCTCGATGACGAAGGGTTGGTAGCGACGGAAGACAGGCGACGTGCCGTTGTGCGTGACCGCAACGACGAGGCACGCCCGGCTGAGGTTCGGCTGGCTGAAACCGCAGATGACCTGCGCGGGGTCCTGGTCAAGATCTCCGGGCTACGGGACCAGCTAGCTGATGTCGAAAAGCTGGTCATCGCTGCACTGTCCAGGGCCAACCGGTGA
- a CDS encoding helix-turn-helix transcriptional regulator: MNRLGEIRKQKVGSQRRLYALLTQKTDELPSWETFKTRLSKWENGHQEPGDFYMPLLCSALGVSKDELGFSAGRRDEPTEESQAQFGHPLASSGALDFLSGEFERYAQVDREHGPQLVTDLVAAQCRTIEGALAFVKGADRDSFLRLGAKYFELAGWLAQDSGQQGRAEESTATALDMAYQIGDMSLVSYIFMRRSNIASEIGKSGEALGLARAALRNESQVGPKTLALALRAESRALALEGDELGAVRAVERALELATENGEPEPQAEYCTPSYVQMERSVTLARLGRPKDAIEPLAAAIDGWPTGSDQRDKGLALARLANIHAVSGDLDGAFVSGQDAVKTVRVAPSFRAAKELQALARRLSIWKNDKRVAVLTDLILDLQS; this comes from the coding sequence GTGAACCGGCTAGGCGAGATCCGCAAGCAAAAGGTCGGCTCGCAACGTCGGCTGTACGCGTTGCTGACACAGAAGACCGATGAGCTGCCGTCATGGGAAACGTTCAAGACGCGACTCTCGAAGTGGGAGAACGGCCATCAAGAGCCAGGCGATTTCTACATGCCGTTGCTCTGTTCGGCTCTCGGTGTGAGCAAGGATGAGCTGGGGTTTTCAGCAGGACGTCGCGATGAACCGACTGAGGAATCACAGGCCCAGTTTGGGCACCCGCTCGCTTCCTCAGGTGCGCTTGACTTTTTGTCTGGGGAGTTCGAGCGGTATGCACAGGTTGATCGCGAGCACGGGCCGCAACTGGTGACTGATCTGGTTGCTGCCCAGTGTCGCACAATTGAAGGCGCATTGGCATTTGTCAAGGGTGCTGATCGAGATTCATTCCTTCGCCTCGGTGCAAAGTACTTCGAGTTGGCGGGATGGCTGGCCCAGGATTCTGGCCAGCAAGGGCGTGCAGAAGAATCAACGGCGACAGCGCTAGACATGGCCTATCAGATCGGCGACATGTCTCTGGTGTCGTACATATTCATGCGTCGGAGCAACATTGCTAGCGAGATTGGTAAATCCGGTGAGGCCCTGGGCCTTGCTCGGGCTGCGCTTCGAAACGAGTCGCAGGTAGGACCGAAAACTCTCGCACTTGCATTGCGAGCTGAGTCACGGGCTTTGGCGTTAGAGGGTGATGAACTTGGCGCCGTCCGCGCTGTTGAGCGCGCCCTTGAATTGGCTACAGAGAATGGAGAGCCAGAGCCGCAGGCGGAATACTGCACGCCGTCATATGTGCAGATGGAGCGATCAGTCACCCTGGCCCGACTAGGGCGGCCGAAGGATGCAATTGAGCCACTTGCAGCCGCAATCGACGGGTGGCCAACGGGTAGCGACCAGCGCGACAAAGGCCTAGCGTTGGCTCGGCTAGCCAACATTCACGCGGTTTCCGGAGATCTAGATGGCGCGTTCGTGTCAGGTCAGGATGCGGTGAAGACGGTAAGGGTTGCGCCGTCATTTAGGGCGGCGAAGGAGCTCCAAGCGCTTGCCCGACGTTTATCGATATGGAAGAATGATAAGCGCGTAGCAGTTCTCACTGATTTGATTTTAGATTTGCAGTCGTAG
- a CDS encoding creatininase family protein has protein sequence MEESRKAADVAVLPVGSYEQHGPHLPLSTDSAIAHIIADRLASEYGLLQLPPITVGCSHEHEGLHVGTVSVSARTLYGVIVDIHESLRRSGIEKLIVISGHGGNYVLMNVIQELNVNQRRVLFFPERESVETARRRSGCVTTASEDMHAGEWETSILLGVAPELVRDGWQDADHEANSRPDLLTTGLKAYTTSGVIGRPSAATAAKGVAILDSLADSFAARLEVLRA, from the coding sequence GTGGAGGAGTCACGCAAGGCAGCCGACGTGGCTGTGTTACCTGTGGGCAGTTACGAGCAGCACGGCCCCCACCTTCCGTTGAGCACGGATAGTGCTATTGCGCACATAATCGCAGATCGGCTTGCCAGTGAATACGGGCTCCTTCAGTTGCCACCCATCACGGTGGGCTGCTCGCATGAACATGAGGGCCTTCATGTCGGAACCGTCAGCGTGTCCGCTCGCACCTTATACGGCGTGATTGTCGATATTCACGAGTCATTGCGCCGGTCAGGCATTGAAAAGTTGATTGTCATCTCAGGGCACGGGGGCAACTACGTGCTTATGAACGTGATACAGGAGTTGAATGTCAACCAGAGGCGCGTTCTATTTTTCCCGGAGCGCGAGAGTGTGGAAACCGCACGTCGTCGATCGGGGTGCGTGACTACGGCCAGCGAGGACATGCATGCAGGGGAGTGGGAGACCAGCATCCTCCTGGGTGTGGCACCCGAGCTGGTCCGCGACGGATGGCAGGACGCTGACCACGAGGCGAACAGCAGGCCCGACCTGCTGACCACGGGTTTGAAGGCGTACACGACCAGCGGCGTCATCGGGCGTCCATCGGCGGCGACCGCAGCAAAGGGCGTGGCCATCCTCGACTCACTCGCCGACTCATTCGCGGCCCGCCTCGAAGTCCTAAGGGCGTAG
- a CDS encoding recombinase family protein, which produces MSLDLTGEGLAVERQREDCERIVRSREWSLVETYVDNSISATDKTKVRPSYDRMVADFKAKRFDALVCWDLDRLTRQPRQLEDWIDAAEEQGLRLVTANGEADLSTDGGRMYARIKAAVARAEVERKGARQSRAQQQRAKQGRPPRGVRATGYTLDGEVIAAEAQAVRAVFEAFATGTSLKALAAALSGAERLTREVGDKTHIQVLPASVPVLPTRSGQPWNPSTVTGMLRNPRYAGWSMLAGEIVRDESGRPVQGQWEPIVQDSLWLDVQRRLDDPKRKSNKTGTDRKHLGSGLYLCGICDRPVKAHNVRYRCAGHVMRTRAAVDAFVLEIVRARLARLDLSDLLPTVQEAEIDQLHEQIEQARGRIERARADYRAELIDGPLYKEIKAEAEASIQRLDAERLSLSASPATAAILAAEDPVEAFDNADLATRRAVIDMLAVVRLFPAPRGLKVFNPDTVKIQPRARARGLPATEP; this is translated from the coding sequence GTGAGCCTCGACTTGACCGGAGAGGGACTCGCGGTTGAGCGACAACGCGAGGACTGCGAACGGATAGTTCGCAGCCGCGAGTGGTCGCTGGTTGAAACGTACGTGGACAACAGCATCAGCGCGACGGACAAGACGAAGGTTCGTCCCTCGTACGATCGAATGGTCGCCGACTTCAAGGCCAAGAGGTTCGACGCGCTTGTGTGCTGGGACCTCGACCGACTTACCCGCCAACCACGTCAACTCGAAGACTGGATCGACGCCGCCGAAGAGCAGGGCTTGCGGCTAGTGACGGCGAACGGCGAGGCAGACCTCTCCACAGATGGCGGGCGAATGTACGCGCGCATCAAGGCGGCAGTTGCGCGTGCCGAAGTCGAGCGGAAGGGCGCTCGACAGTCTCGAGCGCAGCAACAGCGAGCCAAGCAGGGACGACCACCGCGAGGGGTGCGCGCGACTGGGTACACACTCGACGGCGAGGTGATCGCTGCCGAAGCCCAAGCTGTCCGCGCCGTTTTCGAGGCATTCGCGACGGGAACCTCGCTCAAGGCGCTGGCTGCCGCATTGTCGGGGGCCGAACGGCTGACACGGGAGGTCGGCGACAAGACCCACATCCAGGTACTACCTGCGAGCGTGCCTGTTCTGCCCACGCGAAGTGGGCAACCCTGGAACCCGAGCACTGTCACGGGCATGCTGCGAAACCCGAGGTACGCCGGATGGAGCATGCTTGCTGGCGAGATCGTTCGCGACGAATCCGGGCGGCCCGTGCAGGGTCAGTGGGAGCCGATCGTGCAGGACAGCCTCTGGCTAGACGTACAGCGGCGCCTTGATGACCCCAAACGCAAGAGCAACAAGACTGGAACTGACCGAAAACATCTCGGCTCCGGCCTCTACCTGTGCGGCATCTGCGATCGCCCCGTCAAGGCACACAACGTGCGGTATCGGTGCGCGGGTCATGTGATGCGCACCCGTGCTGCGGTGGACGCCTTCGTCCTCGAAATTGTGCGCGCACGGCTCGCGCGACTGGACCTCTCGGACCTCCTGCCAACCGTCCAGGAGGCGGAAATCGACCAACTTCATGAGCAGATCGAGCAGGCGCGCGGACGAATTGAACGAGCTCGCGCAGACTACCGAGCAGAGCTGATCGACGGCCCGCTCTACAAAGAGATCAAGGCCGAAGCCGAGGCTTCGATCCAAAGACTCGACGCCGAACGCCTATCCCTCAGCGCCAGCCCCGCGACAGCAGCGATCCTGGCAGCCGAAGACCCCGTGGAAGCCTTCGACAACGCGGATCTTGCGACGCGCCGAGCGGTCATCGACATGCTCGCTGTGGTGCGTCTCTTTCCTGCGCCGAGAGGGTTGAAGGTGTTCAATCCAGACACTGTGAAGATCCAGCCCAGGGCACGAGCACGCGGGTTGCCGGCCACGGAGCCCTGA
- a CDS encoding trans-aconitate 2-methyltransferase, with amino-acid sequence MPTSPDPVSALEAAVWAYAAVVATQREAADRPWADVLAAAPECTAVLEAAGLVRRDGDELVPHPSLATAEPAGVAAAKLSSLRQAVAAAAGEDAGHAGWSAQSDEVLLSQGRASAVTGRALATKIVPRLAGLPQRLAVPGSRVLDVGTGIVALALALVRALPQAEITGIDVLERALELAKTELADGGEAANRVTVRHQDVADVAEVDVYDLVWLPVPFLTEDVVLRALPRLITALVPGGWVVAGTNPAPPDPLRAAVGRWTAVRNGGNTYDSARMVAALETAGLGEVQQFPTVPGGPVLVAGRRPVD; translated from the coding sequence ATGCCGACTTCACCCGACCCGGTGAGCGCACTGGAAGCGGCGGTGTGGGCGTACGCAGCGGTGGTGGCGACGCAGCGTGAGGCCGCGGACCGGCCATGGGCGGACGTGCTCGCGGCGGCGCCCGAGTGCACGGCGGTGCTCGAGGCGGCCGGCCTCGTGCGGCGGGACGGTGACGAGCTGGTGCCGCACCCGTCGTTGGCCACGGCCGAGCCGGCTGGGGTGGCCGCGGCGAAACTGAGCTCCCTGCGCCAGGCGGTGGCCGCGGCGGCCGGCGAGGACGCGGGGCACGCCGGTTGGTCGGCGCAGAGCGACGAGGTCCTGCTGAGCCAGGGCCGCGCTTCGGCGGTCACTGGGCGCGCGCTCGCCACGAAGATCGTGCCGCGGCTGGCAGGGTTGCCACAGCGCCTGGCGGTGCCGGGCAGCCGGGTGCTCGACGTCGGCACCGGGATCGTGGCGCTGGCGCTGGCCCTCGTGCGCGCACTGCCGCAGGCCGAGATCACGGGGATCGACGTCCTGGAGCGCGCACTGGAGCTGGCCAAGACCGAACTGGCCGACGGCGGAGAGGCGGCGAACCGGGTGACCGTCCGGCACCAGGACGTCGCCGACGTGGCCGAGGTGGACGTCTACGACCTGGTCTGGTTGCCCGTGCCGTTCCTCACCGAGGACGTCGTCCTGCGGGCCCTGCCGCGCCTGATCACCGCGCTCGTCCCGGGTGGCTGGGTGGTCGCCGGCACGAACCCGGCGCCGCCGGACCCGCTGCGCGCCGCCGTCGGCCGGTGGACCGCCGTTCGCAACGGCGGCAACACCTACGACTCCGCCCGCATGGTGGCCGCCCTCGAGACCGCGGGCCTCGGGGAGGTGCAGCAGTTCCCGACGGTCCCGGGCGGCCCGGTGCTGGTCGCCGGCCGCCGGCCCGTCGACTGA
- a CDS encoding 4a-hydroxytetrahydrobiopterin dehydratase has protein sequence MAELLSDSEVTSALSAAPDWQLDGASIVRTADLPSFAAAIAAVTRVGFFAEAADHHPDIDVRWRTVTFRLSTHSAGGLTAKDFALAGQIDQVLAAAV, from the coding sequence ATGGCGGAACTCCTGAGCGACTCCGAAGTCACTTCAGCGCTGTCTGCTGCCCCCGATTGGCAGCTCGACGGCGCCTCCATCGTCCGCACAGCCGACCTCCCCTCCTTTGCGGCCGCCATCGCGGCGGTCACGCGCGTGGGGTTCTTCGCGGAAGCGGCGGACCACCACCCGGACATCGACGTCCGCTGGCGCACCGTCACATTCCGGCTGAGCACCCACTCGGCGGGCGGCCTCACCGCGAAGGACTTCGCGCTGGCGGGACAGATCGACCAGGTGCTCGCCGCGGCCGTGTGA
- a CDS encoding thiamine ABC transporter substrate binding subunit: MIPRTARTVLALATVTALASACSLSGAGTGGDTQQTPTVTLVTHDSFAAPQDVLDAFQRQSGIKLKILKSGDAGELTNKLVLTKANPIGDVAFGVDNTFASRALSEGVFQAYTSPEADRGPQRYSVDPQHRVSAVDVGDVCVNIDTGYFASHHLPEPKSYEDLTDPKYKDLTVAESAATASPGLAFLLGTVAKFGQQGWQDYWTKLKANGVKIDSGWEEAYTKDFSGSSGKGPRPIVVSYASSPAAELGDDGKPRTKALLDTCFRQIEYAGVLANGKQVPQAQKVVDFLLSQQFQTTVAANMYVYPAREGVDLPAGWTTAAPLPQNPATLPADQIQAGREKWIGAWRSLMGA, encoded by the coding sequence ATGATTCCGCGGACCGCACGCACAGTGCTGGCCCTGGCCACGGTCACGGCGCTGGCGAGCGCGTGCTCGCTGTCCGGCGCCGGCACGGGTGGCGACACCCAGCAGACCCCGACGGTCACGCTCGTCACCCACGACTCGTTCGCCGCACCGCAGGACGTGCTCGACGCGTTTCAGCGCCAGTCGGGCATCAAGCTGAAGATCCTCAAGTCCGGCGACGCGGGCGAGCTCACCAACAAGCTGGTGCTCACCAAGGCCAACCCGATCGGCGACGTCGCGTTCGGCGTCGACAACACGTTCGCCTCGCGCGCGCTGAGTGAGGGCGTCTTCCAGGCCTACACCAGCCCCGAAGCCGACCGCGGCCCGCAGCGCTACTCGGTGGACCCGCAGCACCGCGTGTCCGCCGTCGACGTCGGCGACGTGTGCGTGAACATCGACACCGGGTACTTCGCGTCCCACCACCTGCCCGAGCCCAAGAGCTACGAGGACCTCACCGATCCGAAGTACAAGGACCTCACCGTCGCCGAAAGCGCCGCGACCGCGTCGCCGGGGCTGGCGTTCCTGCTGGGCACCGTCGCGAAGTTCGGCCAACAGGGTTGGCAGGACTACTGGACGAAGCTGAAGGCCAACGGCGTGAAGATCGACAGCGGCTGGGAAGAGGCCTACACCAAGGACTTCTCCGGCTCGTCGGGCAAGGGCCCGCGCCCCATCGTCGTCTCCTACGCGTCCTCGCCCGCCGCCGAGCTCGGTGACGACGGCAAGCCGCGCACCAAGGCCCTGCTCGACACGTGCTTCCGCCAGATCGAGTACGCCGGTGTGCTCGCGAACGGCAAGCAGGTGCCGCAGGCGCAGAAGGTCGTCGATTTCCTGCTGTCCCAGCAGTTCCAGACGACAGTTGCGGCCAACATGTACGTCTACCCGGCCCGCGAGGGCGTCGACCTGCCCGCCGGCTGGACCACCGCCGCGCCGCTGCCGCAGAACCCGGCGACACTGCCTGCCGACCAGATCCAGGCCGGCCGGGAGAAGTGGATCGGTGCATGGCGCTCGCTCATGGGGGCGTGA